The following proteins come from a genomic window of Mammaliicoccus sp. Marseille-Q6498:
- a CDS encoding peptide-methionine (S)-S-oxide reductase, translated as METIYLAGGCLWGVQAFIKTLPGVVETEAGRANGESSDLDGPYDGYAECVKTVFDPDMISIDDLMNHLFEVIDPYSVNKQGEDVGLKYRTGVYSEVPEHLEAAKLFISKRSDANKIAVEVKPLTNYVKSAEEHQDRLDKFPNDYCHIPKSMMRKYK; from the coding sequence ATGGAAACGATATATTTAGCTGGTGGATGTTTATGGGGTGTTCAAGCTTTTATTAAAACCTTGCCTGGTGTAGTTGAGACTGAAGCGGGTAGAGCAAATGGTGAAAGTAGTGATTTAGATGGTCCGTACGATGGTTATGCGGAGTGTGTGAAGACAGTATTTGATCCGGATATGATTTCGATTGATGATTTAATGAATCATTTGTTCGAAGTAATTGATCCTTATAGTGTGAATAAACAAGGTGAAGATGTTGGTTTGAAATATAGAACAGGTGTTTATAGTGAAGTTCCTGAACATTTAGAAGCTGCAAAGTTATTTATTAGTAAAAGGTCTGATGCAAATAAAATTGCTGTTGAAGTAAAGCCTCTTACGAATTATGTGAAAAGTGCTGAAGAGCATCAAGATAGATTAGACAAATTTCCAAATGATTATTGTCATATTCCAAAATCAATGATGCGTAAATATAAATAA
- a CDS encoding LysR family transcriptional regulator produces the protein MDIRILKYFCTIADEKSISQAANVLHITQPTLSRQLKELEDELGTALFYREKKQMFLTEAGIFLKNRAEEILYLTSQTEKDFLDQKKELFSGHISIGCVEADNSDTLAMMLEEMVRDYPQITFNIFSGTSDDITERLDKGIIDLAILLEPTNTLKYEKIVLPRSEKWGILVSKESFLSEKDEIEPEDLIGVPLMCSGRTEIQKMLSNWIGIPFSEMNIVGTFNLIFNVIPLVENRLGNALTIKGAGADWYNKSVEFIPLSPSIETQCVVAWKKSRSLSPAVNEFINRMKYAFEA, from the coding sequence ATGGATATAAGAATACTAAAATATTTCTGCACGATAGCGGATGAAAAAAGCATTTCGCAAGCAGCAAATGTGCTACATATTACACAACCTACGTTAAGTCGACAATTGAAAGAACTCGAAGATGAACTTGGTACAGCACTTTTTTATAGAGAGAAGAAACAAATGTTTTTAACAGAAGCGGGTATTTTTTTGAAAAACCGTGCTGAAGAAATACTGTATTTAACATCTCAAACAGAAAAAGACTTTTTGGATCAGAAAAAGGAACTGTTTAGTGGTCATATTTCAATTGGTTGTGTAGAAGCTGATAATTCGGATACTTTAGCCATGATGCTTGAAGAAATGGTAAGAGATTATCCGCAAATTACGTTTAACATATTTAGTGGTACGAGTGATGATATTACAGAAAGATTGGATAAAGGCATCATAGATTTAGCCATTTTGCTTGAACCTACCAATACTTTAAAATACGAAAAAATTGTTCTACCGAGAAGTGAAAAATGGGGCATTCTCGTATCAAAAGAATCATTTTTATCAGAAAAAGACGAAATTGAACCTGAAGACTTAATCGGCGTTCCATTAATGTGTTCAGGTAGAACAGAAATACAAAAAATGTTGTCCAATTGGATAGGGATACCATTTAGCGAGATGAATATTGTAGGCACATTTAATTTGATTTTTAATGTTATACCATTAGTTGAAAATCGTTTAGGAAATGCACTGACAATTAAAGGGGCAGGTGCAGATTGGTATAATAAAAGTGTTGAATTTATTCCATTATCCCCATCAATAGAAACGCAATGTGTCGTGGCATGGAAGAAAAGTCGTTCCTTGTCTCCAGCAGTGAATGAATTTATAAATAGAATGAAGTATGCTTTCGAAGCATAG
- a CDS encoding flavodoxin codes for MRLVIYFSRTDENLVNGEMVNLEIGNTAVIAKKIAQYLSADLVEIIPVKQYPQAYDLCLSVSKNEKMNLIHPEYTMNPFDLEAYDEMIIGYPNWWGTYPMVVSKFLEDHDLSNKKIYPFCTHEGSGLGTSLFDLKKACPSAQIEQGLAIYGSKVDCADKAIENWLKR; via the coding sequence GTGAGACTCGTTATTTATTTTTCTAGAACAGATGAAAACTTAGTAAACGGAGAAATGGTTAATCTAGAAATTGGGAATACGGCCGTTATTGCAAAAAAGATCGCACAATATTTAAGTGCGGACTTAGTTGAAATTATACCGGTTAAACAGTATCCACAAGCATATGACTTATGTCTAAGCGTATCAAAAAATGAAAAAATGAATTTAATACATCCAGAATATACGATGAACCCTTTCGATTTAGAAGCATATGATGAAATGATTATCGGTTATCCAAATTGGTGGGGAACATATCCAATGGTCGTGAGTAAATTTTTAGAAGACCATGATTTATCAAATAAGAAAATCTATCCTTTCTGTACGCATGAAGGAAGTGGATTAGGGACAAGTTTATTTGATTTGAAAAAAGCATGTCCTTCTGCCCAAATTGAACAAGGATTAGCGATATACGGTTCAAAAGTAGATTGTGCAGATAAAGCAATCGAAAATTGGTTGAAGAGATAG
- a CDS encoding cupin domain-containing protein, translating to MNNQHEALFGIGEKNDKFAEYFIGQSYLNMLTTERVPVGNVTFEPACRNNWHIHHEGGQILLVTDGEGYYQAWGEPAQKLKAGDVVNIPPEVKHWHGATKDSWFTHLAIEVPAEGAWNEWLEPVSDEEYNKL from the coding sequence ATGAATAATCAACACGAAGCACTTTTTGGAATTGGTGAAAAAAACGATAAATTTGCAGAGTACTTTATAGGTCAAAGTTATTTGAATATGTTAACAACTGAACGTGTACCTGTTGGGAACGTTACATTTGAACCAGCGTGCCGTAACAACTGGCACATTCATCATGAAGGTGGTCAAATATTACTTGTTACTGATGGTGAAGGTTATTATCAAGCATGGGGTGAACCAGCTCAAAAATTAAAAGCTGGTGATGTTGTGAATATTCCACCTGAAGTGAAACATTGGCATGGCGCAACAAAAGATAGTTGGTTTACACATTTAGCGATAGAAGTACCAGCAGAAGGTGCTTGGAACGAATGGTTAGAACCTGTATCTGATGAAGAATATAACAAACTATAA
- a CDS encoding MerR family transcriptional regulator, whose product MIISEVSQKMNITMDTLRYYEKIGIIPEIERTAGGIRNYSQDDLNWINLAKCMRQSGLSIESLAQYVRLYQQGEKTEARRLDILNKEKETLTQNIQQMESTLSLLNKKIKNYETVLKPKEIVLK is encoded by the coding sequence TTGATTATATCAGAGGTAAGTCAAAAGATGAATATTACGATGGACACACTTCGTTATTATGAGAAAATCGGTATCATTCCTGAAATTGAACGAACAGCTGGAGGTATAAGGAATTACAGTCAAGATGATTTGAACTGGATAAACTTAGCAAAATGTATGAGACAGTCTGGTTTATCTATTGAATCTTTAGCGCAATACGTAAGACTATACCAACAAGGTGAAAAGACAGAAGCACGACGACTTGATATTTTAAATAAAGAAAAAGAAACATTAACTCAAAACATTCAACAAATGGAAAGTACATTGTCACTATTAAATAAAAAAATAAAAAATTACGAAACGGTCTTAAAGCCGAAAGAAATAGTATTAAAATAA
- a CDS encoding NAD(P)H-binding protein produces MSKILIIGAAGQIPQYLIPQLIEENHELVLFARNATRRLEQYNQDNVTLIDGDLTDVPLLTQAMEGVSFVYANTLSNTSQSEPIVEAMESAGVQRLVAASVLDIYGEVVGPFAKWNKMMVGGGTPDRAAAAKVIEESPLDYTLLRLTWLYNQENKAYETTQKGEPFTGAQVTRQAVAQLILEIIKDPTLHSKESIGVNEPNTDFDKPSFY; encoded by the coding sequence ATGTCAAAAATACTTATCATTGGAGCAGCTGGACAAATTCCACAGTATTTAATCCCACAATTAATAGAAGAAAATCATGAACTCGTATTATTTGCTAGAAACGCTACAAGAAGATTGGAGCAATATAATCAAGACAACGTAACGTTAATAGATGGAGATTTAACGGATGTTCCATTGTTAACGCAAGCAATGGAAGGCGTAAGCTTTGTATATGCAAACACTTTAAGCAACACATCACAATCTGAACCAATTGTAGAAGCAATGGAATCAGCAGGCGTTCAAAGATTGGTTGCTGCAAGTGTATTAGACATATATGGCGAAGTAGTAGGACCTTTTGCAAAATGGAATAAAATGATGGTCGGTGGTGGCACACCAGATAGAGCCGCTGCAGCAAAAGTTATCGAAGAATCACCATTAGACTATACATTGCTTAGATTAACTTGGCTTTATAATCAAGAAAATAAAGCGTATGAAACAACTCAAAAAGGAGAACCTTTTACAGGTGCTCAAGTTACAAGACAAGCAGTTGCGCAATTAATTTTAGAAATAATTAAAGATCCAACGTTGCATTCAAAAGAAAGTATAGGCGTTAACGAACCAAATACTGATTTTGATAAACCAAGTTTTTATTAA
- a CDS encoding SDR family oxidoreductase, whose translation MNKKEVVVLIGAGSIGLAIARRISVGKHIVIADRNDENVKKVAQTLEEAGYITSQTNVDISSKSSIHDLVEFATSKGEVKHLIQAAGVSPSQSAVEDILRVDLYGTAVILEAFGEVIAENGSGVVISSQSGYRLPALGDEIDRQLATTPVDELLDLPIVKEVDDTLRAYQISKRGNGLRVKAESNHWAERGARLNSISPGIIMTPLAKDELTGERADFYNNMLNNIPAKRVGIADEVADLAELVMTDRGSFITGSDFLIDGGATAFYYYGPLQPEK comes from the coding sequence ATGAATAAAAAAGAAGTAGTCGTACTCATAGGTGCTGGATCAATCGGTTTAGCAATAGCAAGACGTATAAGTGTAGGGAAACATATCGTTATAGCAGATAGAAACGATGAAAATGTTAAAAAAGTTGCTCAAACATTAGAAGAAGCTGGATATATCACTTCTCAAACTAATGTGGATATATCTTCTAAAAGTTCAATTCATGATTTAGTAGAATTTGCTACTTCAAAAGGTGAAGTTAAACATTTAATTCAAGCAGCTGGTGTTTCACCTTCACAAAGTGCTGTTGAAGATATTTTAAGAGTAGATCTTTATGGAACAGCAGTGATATTAGAAGCATTTGGTGAAGTTATTGCTGAAAACGGAAGCGGCGTAGTGATTTCATCTCAATCTGGATATAGATTACCTGCACTAGGTGATGAAATTGATCGTCAACTTGCGACAACACCTGTTGATGAATTATTAGATTTACCAATCGTTAAAGAAGTAGATGATACATTGCGTGCTTATCAAATATCTAAAAGAGGTAATGGATTAAGAGTGAAAGCTGAATCAAATCATTGGGCTGAGCGTGGCGCAAGATTAAATTCAATTAGCCCAGGTATTATTATGACACCATTAGCTAAAGACGAATTAACTGGCGAAAGAGCAGATTTTTATAATAATATGTTAAATAATATTCCTGCTAAAAGAGTGGGTATAGCTGATGAAGTTGCAGATTTAGCAGAATTAGTTATGACAGATAGAGGCTCATTTATTACAGGAAGTGACTTTTTAATAGATGGTGGCGCTACAGCTTTTTATTATTATGGCCCGTTACAACCAGAAAAATAA
- a CDS encoding aldo/keto reductase — translation MQTRQLGQSNIEISAIGLGAMGMDHAYGDQADREEMKSLLKEAVELGCNFFDTAPIYGEENEKLLGNAFKGMREKVVIATKFGIVGQEIVNDQPKNIVDSRPESIRQQVEESLNRLQTDYIDLYFQHRVDPEIEPEEVAKTMQSLIDEGKIKSWGVSEAPLDYIKRAHSVCPISAVENQYSMVYRQPEKELFDFCEQNEVTLVAYSPLGNGFLSGKYSSNETFAENDFRSTMKRFDPKVMEQNQGVLDEIGLIANEKGATPAQIVLSWEINQKPFIVPIPGTTKLHRLKENLASAEVELSEADMKRINKKIDELDIDESHF, via the coding sequence ATGCAAACGAGACAATTAGGACAATCTAATATTGAAATTTCAGCTATAGGACTAGGTGCTATGGGTATGGATCATGCGTATGGTGATCAAGCAGATAGAGAAGAAATGAAATCATTACTTAAAGAAGCAGTAGAATTAGGATGTAATTTCTTTGATACAGCACCTATATACGGTGAAGAAAATGAAAAACTGTTAGGTAATGCTTTTAAAGGGATGAGAGAGAAAGTGGTCATTGCTACTAAATTCGGAATTGTTGGTCAAGAAATTGTAAATGATCAACCTAAAAATATAGTAGATAGCCGTCCAGAAAGTATTCGTCAACAAGTTGAAGAATCTTTAAATAGATTACAAACAGACTATATTGATTTATACTTTCAACACCGTGTTGACCCAGAAATAGAGCCAGAAGAAGTCGCTAAAACGATGCAATCATTAATAGATGAAGGCAAAATTAAATCATGGGGTGTATCTGAAGCACCATTAGATTATATTAAACGTGCACATAGTGTATGTCCTATATCAGCTGTCGAAAATCAATATTCAATGGTTTACAGACAACCTGAAAAAGAACTGTTTGATTTTTGTGAACAAAATGAAGTGACACTAGTTGCATACAGCCCACTAGGTAACGGATTTTTAAGTGGTAAATATTCTAGTAATGAAACATTTGCTGAAAATGATTTTAGAAGCACAATGAAAAGATTTGACCCTAAAGTAATGGAACAAAACCAAGGTGTTTTAGATGAAATTGGATTAATAGCAAATGAAAAAGGTGCTACACCAGCTCAAATCGTACTTTCCTGGGAAATAAATCAAAAACCATTTATCGTTCCAATACCAGGTACGACAAAATTGCATAGACTAAAAGAAAACTTAGCAAGTGCAGAAGTTGAGTTAAGTGAAGCGGATATGAAACGAATAAATAAAAAAATAGATGAATTAGATATTGATGAATCTCATTTTTAA